Proteins found in one Paenibacillus sp. FSL R10-2782 genomic segment:
- the hydG gene encoding [FeFe] hydrogenase H-cluster radical SAM maturase HydG, which produces MSEVREKVSADFINEAEIMAAVEQGKQEATDRNRILDILEKGRACRGLSATEAAALLHVDDPELLEEMFRSSRAVKEQIYGNRIVLFAPLYVSNHCVNNCEYCGYKHTNDSFTRSRLTPEELVEEVRVLQQMGHKRLALEAGEDPLHCSIDYIVDCLHQIYDVKVDNGSIRRVNVNIAATTEEDYRKLVEVGIGTYILFQETYHRESYRKYHLQGPKRNYDWHTTAMDRAMRAGIDDVGIGVLYGLYDFRYETIAMLKHAEHLEEVFGCGPHTVSVPRLRPAENVDPERYPYLVSDEDFMKIVAVLRLAVPYAGMILSTREESEFRDRVIGLGVSQISAGSATGVGAYARQETNDKPQFEVGDHRSPMEIIKSLCRGGYMPSYCTACYREGRTGDRFMELAKSGQIHNVCQPNSLLTFQEYLLDYGDEEARELGAAALRDNLERIPRESARRLTLGKLERLEAGERDLYF; this is translated from the coding sequence GTGAGTGAAGTACGGGAGAAAGTATCGGCGGATTTCATCAATGAGGCAGAGATTATGGCAGCGGTGGAGCAGGGAAAGCAGGAAGCAACGGATCGCAACCGTATTTTAGACATTTTGGAGAAGGGAAGAGCTTGCCGGGGGTTGAGTGCGACTGAAGCGGCGGCTCTTTTGCATGTGGATGATCCTGAACTGCTGGAGGAAATGTTTAGATCCTCACGGGCGGTGAAAGAGCAGATTTACGGCAATCGGATTGTGCTGTTTGCTCCCCTATATGTGAGCAATCACTGTGTCAATAACTGCGAATACTGTGGCTATAAGCATACCAATGACAGCTTTACCCGCAGCCGTTTGACACCGGAGGAACTGGTCGAGGAGGTCAGAGTGCTTCAGCAAATGGGGCATAAGCGACTCGCGTTGGAAGCGGGGGAAGACCCGCTCCATTGTTCTATTGATTATATCGTCGATTGTTTACATCAAATTTACGATGTAAAGGTAGACAATGGAAGTATCCGGCGGGTTAATGTCAATATTGCTGCAACGACGGAGGAGGATTATCGGAAGCTGGTGGAGGTTGGGATCGGTACGTATATTTTGTTCCAGGAAACGTATCATCGTGAAAGCTACCGCAAATATCATCTTCAAGGGCCAAAACGAAATTATGACTGGCACACGACTGCCATGGACCGCGCTATGCGAGCAGGGATAGACGATGTGGGTATCGGTGTGTTGTATGGTTTATACGATTTCCGTTATGAGACTATAGCCATGCTTAAGCATGCTGAGCATCTGGAGGAAGTGTTTGGCTGCGGTCCTCACACCGTTTCTGTTCCCCGGCTTCGTCCAGCTGAAAATGTGGACCCGGAGCGCTATCCGTATTTGGTGAGCGACGAGGATTTCATGAAAATTGTAGCGGTTCTTCGGCTGGCTGTACCTTATGCGGGGATGATCCTGTCTACGCGTGAGGAGTCGGAATTCAGGGACCGTGTCATTGGTTTGGGTGTATCGCAAATCAGTGCAGGTTCTGCTACCGGAGTAGGGGCATATGCGAGACAAGAGACGAATGATAAGCCACAGTTCGAGGTTGGGGATCATCGCTCGCCGATGGAAATCATCAAAAGTCTGTGCCGTGGCGGCTACATGCCCAGCTACTGTACAGCTTGCTACCGTGAAGGACGTACGGGGGATCGGTTTATGGAGCTTGCCAAATCAGGACAGATTCATAATGTATGCCAGCCCAATTCGCTGCTGACCTTTCAAGAATATCTGCTGGACTATGGGGATGAAGAGGCACGTGAGCTGGGGGCTGCCGCCCTGCGTGATAATTTGGAGCGTATCCCGCGCGAATCTGCACGTCGTTTGACACTGGGCAAGCTGGAACGCTTGGAGGCGGGCGAGCGGGATTTGTATTTTTAG
- a CDS encoding ATP-binding cassette domain-containing protein — MKTALRIENITVAYGKFTALDQVSLELQERTTLGLVGESGSGKSTLARVIAGLIAPDEGQIMLGSQVLGKRRSREQHKRIQMVFQNPDSSLNPKHTIRQILAEALLFHKIVDRTQVDKRCRELLARVHIDESALGRFPHEFSGGQRQRIAIARALSVEPSILIADEPTSALDVSVQRSMLELLSTLKSELNLTMLFISHDLGVINAISDIVAVMRQGKLVEINPKEKFFSRPETAYSRELLSAVPKMPISHSAGGIYESK; from the coding sequence ATGAAAACAGCCTTGCGGATAGAAAATATAACGGTTGCTTATGGTAAGTTCACCGCGCTTGATCAAGTAAGCCTGGAGCTGCAGGAGCGTACCACGCTTGGTCTTGTGGGAGAATCGGGTTCAGGAAAGTCTACCCTCGCGCGGGTAATAGCCGGGCTGATCGCCCCGGATGAGGGCCAGATCATGCTGGGTTCTCAGGTACTGGGCAAGCGACGGAGCCGGGAGCAGCATAAAAGAATACAAATGGTTTTCCAAAACCCGGATTCCTCGCTTAATCCAAAGCATACGATCAGGCAAATCCTTGCCGAAGCCTTGCTTTTTCACAAGATTGTTGACCGCACTCAAGTGGACAAGAGATGTAGGGAACTGCTTGCACGTGTTCATATCGATGAAAGCGCCCTTGGCAGATTCCCTCACGAATTTTCCGGCGGTCAGCGTCAGCGGATAGCGATTGCCCGCGCATTAAGTGTTGAGCCAAGCATACTTATCGCAGATGAACCAACGAGCGCACTGGATGTATCGGTACAACGGAGTATGCTTGAACTGTTGAGCACACTCAAATCGGAGCTTAATCTTACGATGCTTTTTATCTCTCATGACCTGGGAGTTATAAATGCCATAAGCGATATTGTTGCTGTAATGCGGCAGGGGAAGCTGGTTGAGATCAACCCCAAGGAGAAATTCTTTTCTCGTCCTGAAACGGCTTATAGCCGTGAGCTTTTGTCTGCTGTACCCAAGATGCCAATATCCCATTCTGCAGGAGGTATTTATGAGTCAAAATAA
- a CDS encoding ABC transporter permease has protein sequence MKRTQLDLQIQKAGHSNRSWGKILNTPSLLWGSIMFALLIGIAVLAPVISPYQPSDPNISATLQPPSFEHWLGTDQLGRDLFTRLIYAARTDLKIMVLAEIIPFCMGVFLGMLAGYYGKWVDTVITLLTDTLIAFPFYLIVIIVAFASGTGEQGIYITFALVGWIVYARVVKGLSASFRKQEWIAAAKTLGIPNIKIILRHLLPNVLPQAVVVLMTDMAVLLVAIVTLGYLGIGIAPPTPDWGTMISDGQPFISTKWWLSAIPGFAVVYTGIALSLVGDGLADIWRRK, from the coding sequence ATGAAACGCACGCAATTAGATCTTCAGATTCAGAAGGCGGGTCATAGCAACCGCTCTTGGGGAAAAATACTAAATACTCCATCTCTTCTATGGGGCAGTATTATGTTTGCGTTACTCATAGGCATTGCAGTGTTGGCACCGGTTATTAGTCCCTACCAGCCTTCTGATCCAAATATTTCGGCAACTTTACAACCTCCGTCCTTCGAACACTGGCTGGGAACCGATCAACTGGGGCGTGATCTATTTACACGGCTGATCTATGCCGCACGGACTGATTTGAAGATTATGGTGCTGGCGGAGATCATTCCTTTTTGTATGGGGGTGTTTCTGGGAATGCTTGCCGGGTATTATGGTAAATGGGTAGACACGGTTATCACGCTTTTGACCGATACGTTGATTGCGTTCCCTTTTTATTTGATTGTCATTATAGTGGCGTTTGCAAGCGGTACAGGTGAACAGGGGATATATATTACGTTTGCTCTCGTTGGCTGGATCGTATACGCTCGTGTGGTCAAGGGTCTTAGCGCATCCTTTCGCAAGCAGGAATGGATAGCCGCTGCCAAGACACTGGGAATCCCGAATATTAAAATCATACTGCGCCATCTTCTGCCGAATGTGCTACCGCAAGCAGTGGTAGTGCTTATGACGGATATGGCTGTTCTGCTGGTGGCCATTGTTACGCTAGGCTATCTTGGTATCGGTATTGCGCCGCCAACTCCGGATTGGGGAACGATGATTTCTGATGGGCAGCCCTTTATATCTACAAAGTGGTGGCTTTCAGCCATCCCGGGCTTTGCGGTGGTATATACGGGGATAGCCTTATCCCTTGTGGGCGATGGGCTAGCAGATATATGGAGAAGAAAATGA
- the hydE gene encoding [FeFe] hydrogenase H-cluster radical SAM maturase HydE, translating to MADGKEWTHTEMMELLARLEEEPTVRAQLRKLAARIKMERYGKGVFLRGLIEFSSICRQDCMYCGLRASNKQADRYRLRPEEILSCCAEGYELGYRTFVLQSGEDYWFTAARLEKLIREIKRRFTDVAVTLSIGERDDETYALLYEAGADRFLLRHETASPRLYAKLHPTMTIESRRSRLLALQRIGFQIGAGCMVGLPGQTNSDLADDLVYLHSLSPDMIGIGPFLPHSNTPLRDASQGSMEKALDIVSLSRLVVPDALIPASTAMGTIHPQGREKALQAGANVVMPNLSPLGVRPKYAIYENKICLGDESAQCRHCLELRIRGAGFEVDMGRGDSLRVQRQLMSQ from the coding sequence CTGGCTGACGGCAAGGAATGGACGCATACGGAAATGATGGAGCTGTTGGCACGTCTGGAGGAAGAGCCAACGGTGCGGGCGCAGTTACGAAAATTGGCAGCTCGCATCAAAATGGAGCGTTACGGTAAAGGTGTTTTTTTACGTGGATTAATTGAGTTCTCCAGCATATGTCGTCAGGACTGCATGTATTGCGGGCTACGGGCCTCGAATAAACAGGCGGATCGCTATCGTTTACGACCGGAAGAAATTTTGTCCTGTTGCGCGGAGGGGTATGAGCTGGGATATCGGACCTTTGTCCTGCAAAGTGGCGAAGATTACTGGTTCACAGCAGCCCGGCTGGAGAAACTGATTCGGGAGATCAAAAGGCGTTTTACCGATGTGGCCGTTACACTGTCCATTGGTGAGCGGGATGATGAAACCTATGCGCTATTATACGAGGCGGGGGCGGACCGCTTTTTGCTGCGGCATGAGACGGCTTCACCACGTTTGTACGCTAAGCTACATCCGACGATGACGATAGAAAGCAGGAGGAGTCGTCTGCTGGCCTTGCAGCGAATCGGATTTCAGATCGGGGCTGGATGTATGGTTGGTTTACCAGGACAAACGAACAGTGATTTGGCAGACGATTTGGTCTATCTACACAGTCTATCGCCTGATATGATCGGGATTGGCCCGTTTTTACCGCATAGCAACACGCCGCTCCGGGATGCCAGTCAGGGAAGCATGGAAAAGGCGCTGGATATTGTTTCGTTGTCCCGGTTAGTCGTTCCAGATGCGCTTATTCCAGCATCGACAGCGATGGGAACGATTCATCCCCAAGGTCGGGAGAAGGCGCTACAGGCGGGAGCGAATGTAGTTATGCCTAATTTATCACCACTCGGGGTGAGGCCGAAGTATGCTATTTATGAAAATAAAATATGCTTGGGTGATGAATCTGCCCAATGTCGACATTGCCTGGAGCTGCGCATCCGTGGAGCGGGGTTTGAAGTCGATATGGGGCGTGGCGATAGTCTGAGGGTACAACGACAGCTCATGAGTCAATAA
- the hydF gene encoding [FeFe] hydrogenase H-cluster maturation GTPase HydF codes for MGMNDTPRSNRPHITLLGRRNAGKSSILNTLTGQPAAVVSPVGGTTTDPVFKPMELLPVGPIVLVDTAGLDDEGEIGALRRNKTLEILNSTDLALLIIDATVGISAFEHGLLERLRTKKIPVIGVLNKTDILAETEKITATLGAELDLSLIPFSASKLWGDAELKKAIVDAIPQNEDRFRIVGDLLSPGDFVVLVVPIDKAAPKGRLILPQQQTIRDTLESDAIAVVTKEHELRLTLERLGRKPRLVITDSQAFMKVAADTPKDVPLTSFSILFARHKGDLDELVRGARAIDRLKDGDRVLIAEACTHQCQSDDIGRVKIPRWLRQTIGKRLIIEHASGSSFPTDLSEYALVIHCGACMLNRRTMLHRMAETEAAGVPIVNYGIFIAYVQGVFPRAIECFPSAMLAWEQAVGAGSHS; via the coding sequence ATGGGAATGAATGATACCCCCCGTAGCAATCGACCGCACATCACCCTGCTCGGTCGCCGCAATGCTGGCAAATCCAGCATTCTGAACACCCTGACCGGCCAGCCAGCTGCCGTGGTATCTCCCGTAGGAGGAACGACCACGGACCCGGTTTTCAAGCCGATGGAGCTGCTCCCTGTTGGCCCCATTGTTCTGGTGGATACCGCCGGACTGGACGACGAGGGTGAGATTGGAGCACTGCGCCGCAACAAAACACTGGAAATACTAAATAGCACGGATCTGGCACTGCTAATCATCGACGCTACTGTTGGGATCAGCGCATTTGAGCACGGCTTACTCGAAAGGCTGCGCACCAAGAAAATTCCCGTCATTGGTGTATTAAATAAAACGGATATACTTGCAGAGACAGAGAAAATAACCGCAACGCTAGGGGCTGAACTGGATTTATCCCTGATTCCTTTCAGTGCCTCTAAGCTATGGGGAGACGCGGAACTGAAAAAGGCCATCGTGGATGCCATTCCGCAAAATGAGGATCGTTTCCGCATCGTCGGTGACCTGCTGTCGCCCGGCGATTTTGTCGTGCTTGTCGTTCCAATCGATAAAGCTGCGCCAAAGGGCCGACTGATTCTGCCACAGCAGCAGACGATCCGCGATACGTTAGAGAGCGATGCCATCGCCGTAGTGACCAAAGAGCATGAGCTACGGCTGACGTTGGAGCGCCTGGGACGCAAGCCCCGCTTGGTCATTACCGATTCACAGGCTTTTATGAAGGTAGCCGCAGATACTCCCAAGGATGTGCCCCTGACCTCCTTTTCCATCCTGTTCGCCCGTCATAAAGGTGACCTTGACGAACTCGTACGAGGTGCAAGAGCCATTGACCGTCTCAAGGATGGCGACCGCGTACTCATTGCAGAAGCCTGCACGCATCAATGTCAGTCTGACGATATCGGTCGTGTGAAAATCCCCCGTTGGCTCCGTCAAACGATAGGCAAACGTCTCATCATCGAGCACGCATCCGGTTCCAGCTTTCCTACCGATCTAAGCGAATATGCGCTGGTTATTCACTGCGGGGCCTGCATGCTCAATCGACGTACCATGCTTCACCGAATGGCAGAAACGGAAGCCGCCGGTGTACCCATAGTGAACTATGGAATTTTCATCGCCTATGTTCAGGGAGTCTTCCCCCGTGCCATCGAATGCTTTCCATCCGCTATGCTGGCATGGGAGCAAGCCGTTGGAGCTGGCAGCCATTCCTGA
- a CDS encoding amidohydrolase family protein, with product MGNNIQKELTYKNIFVAGIVGKRFDITITNGRFSSIAESVSPYAQQNSPDGDLWISPGVIDLHTHLAWTDFDHADQEKRDKLEIEVMQAQAFEATFQAGVTSVRDAGGLLPSTVKHIGQHYSQPLRVYTCGDMLGAGDARGLKHLERRVTEIIDSGASWIKILATGGLGSSPDTVLNPIFSEEEFSFIVRSAHARNIKVMVHTWGGPTVDWSIDAGVESIEHGMYLTEDQANQLAQSRTVFVPTASIYRIAADPSGVLSLDREICDRAARAAEAHPKAVNYAKRAGVRIAFGTDFVTPSLHGRNLEELDILIDCGLTRKEAWQAATEFAAEILGYGDRLGRIKENYTADAILFNADPYKSQNAKALRESIVSVIQGQLE from the coding sequence TTGGGAAATAACATTCAAAAAGAGTTAACCTACAAAAATATATTTGTGGCGGGGATTGTTGGGAAACGATTCGATATAACAATCACTAATGGTCGTTTTTCGTCCATTGCAGAGTCCGTATCTCCATACGCCCAACAAAATAGCCCAGATGGCGACTTATGGATTAGCCCCGGCGTAATTGACCTTCATACGCATTTGGCATGGACGGATTTTGATCATGCTGACCAGGAGAAGCGGGATAAACTGGAGATCGAAGTGATGCAGGCGCAAGCCTTTGAGGCCACCTTCCAGGCTGGAGTGACTTCAGTGCGTGATGCAGGGGGGCTTTTGCCAAGTACGGTGAAGCATATAGGTCAGCATTATAGCCAGCCTTTAAGAGTTTACACCTGTGGTGATATGCTTGGAGCCGGAGATGCACGGGGTCTTAAGCATTTGGAACGGCGGGTAACAGAAATTATTGATTCCGGGGCAAGCTGGATTAAAATTCTTGCAACAGGGGGACTAGGATCGTCACCAGATACAGTGCTGAACCCGATTTTTTCTGAGGAAGAATTCTCTTTTATTGTGCGTAGCGCCCATGCACGCAACATTAAAGTCATGGTTCATACCTGGGGCGGACCTACTGTGGACTGGTCTATTGACGCTGGCGTGGAATCAATAGAGCATGGAATGTATTTGACCGAGGATCAAGCCAACCAGCTTGCGCAATCCAGGACAGTCTTTGTGCCTACTGCTTCCATCTATCGTATTGCTGCAGACCCGTCTGGAGTTCTTTCACTCGACAGGGAAATTTGTGATCGCGCCGCCCGTGCCGCCGAAGCCCACCCTAAAGCCGTTAACTATGCCAAAAGAGCAGGCGTACGAATTGCGTTCGGTACAGATTTTGTCACACCTTCGTTACATGGACGCAACCTTGAGGAATTAGACATACTCATAGACTGTGGATTAACTCGAAAAGAGGCTTGGCAGGCTGCCACGGAGTTCGCCGCTGAAATTTTGGGATATGGGGACAGATTGGGACGTATAAAAGAAAACTACACAGCAGATGCAATCCTTTTTAATGCTGATCCATATAAGTCACAAAACGCCAAAGCACTGCGTGAAAGTATTGTATCGGTAATTCAGGGGCAATTAGAGTGA
- a CDS encoding ABC transporter ATP-binding protein, with translation MEKKMNAMNPILEVENLSLATRSNHKLVTDVSLKVEAGESIGLVGESGSGKSLTLRSIIGLLPSGIEQVGGNIRSNGRCAMIFQDPIRALDPLCPVVRQLAEVVYYRQKVSRKVARTIALELLEMLGLPDSLKHTDRYPRQLSGGQCQRIVIAMALACKPRILLCDEPTTALDVTVQRQILDVISRLQKELGFAMVFVTHNLAVAASMCSKLCVMKEGRIIERGDTLPLLQNPQNRYTQMLISSVLPLPDLERSAD, from the coding sequence ATGGAGAAGAAAATGAATGCTATGAATCCAATTTTAGAAGTGGAAAATTTGTCGCTGGCGACGCGATCGAATCATAAATTGGTCACCGATGTGAGTCTTAAAGTCGAAGCGGGCGAAAGCATAGGACTTGTGGGGGAATCCGGATCTGGAAAATCGCTCACCCTGCGCTCCATCATAGGGCTGCTTCCCTCTGGTATTGAACAGGTTGGCGGGAATATTAGGAGCAATGGCAGATGCGCAATGATTTTTCAAGACCCGATAAGGGCACTTGACCCTCTCTGCCCGGTGGTCCGGCAGCTTGCCGAGGTTGTGTACTACAGGCAGAAGGTGAGCCGGAAGGTCGCGCGTACAATAGCTTTGGAACTGCTTGAAATGCTCGGTCTTCCCGATTCCTTAAAGCATACTGACCGTTACCCCCGCCAGCTTTCAGGCGGCCAGTGTCAACGTATTGTTATTGCGATGGCTTTGGCGTGCAAGCCGCGCATCCTTCTGTGTGATGAGCCAACAACGGCGCTTGATGTCACGGTTCAACGGCAAATCCTTGACGTTATTTCACGTCTTCAAAAGGAGTTGGGTTTTGCCATGGTGTTTGTTACGCACAATCTTGCCGTAGCTGCTTCGATGTGCTCAAAGCTTTGCGTTATGAAAGAGGGAAGAATCATAGAGCGGGGAGACACTTTGCCCCTTTTACAAAACCCGCAAAATCGGTATACGCAGATGCTGATAAGCTCAGTGCTTCCTCTCCCGGATCTTGAAAGGAGCGCCGATTGA
- a CDS encoding ABC transporter permease, whose amino-acid sequence MTAHLFKKSAGLSANLTSPHKWLVRAMIRAASVVICVVVAVFFIIRLVPGDPAKMILGEYATAEAIESMRHRLGLDRSLWEQFIGFVHNFFTQGDTGVSIVFGTSSRELIAERAPVTLLLVAMTCLFAIIVSLVLATLAATHKDGLLDHMIRILPAVTLGMPIFWVGLLLILVFSVRLHWFPVGGVGEGWLGILYSLALPAITVGLSQIPSLVRSLRAQMLEVLESDFVVTLKAAGIPGRVILVKHVLRNSALPALMLLGVNIAYLMGGTLVIEQVFGLKGIGSLLFSAISNRDFPVIQGIALYCALSVVIIGFVIEVASGYLDPRTKGEQ is encoded by the coding sequence TTGACGGCCCATTTATTTAAAAAGTCTGCCGGATTATCTGCAAATCTTACTTCCCCACACAAATGGCTCGTGCGCGCTATGATAAGAGCGGCATCCGTAGTCATTTGTGTGGTGGTGGCAGTCTTCTTCATCATAAGGCTGGTACCGGGAGACCCCGCCAAAATGATTCTGGGTGAATACGCCACAGCTGAGGCTATTGAGAGCATGCGTCACAGGTTGGGGCTGGATCGTTCTCTTTGGGAGCAGTTTATAGGCTTTGTACACAATTTCTTTACACAAGGTGATACTGGCGTTTCGATTGTTTTTGGGACTTCTTCAAGAGAATTGATTGCAGAGCGCGCTCCCGTGACGCTGCTGCTCGTTGCAATGACCTGTCTTTTTGCCATCATCGTTTCGCTGGTACTGGCCACCCTTGCGGCAACACATAAAGACGGACTGCTTGATCATATGATACGCATCCTGCCTGCTGTAACGCTCGGTATGCCGATTTTTTGGGTTGGACTGCTACTGATTCTGGTATTTAGCGTTCGGCTTCACTGGTTTCCCGTTGGGGGAGTCGGCGAGGGCTGGCTTGGAATCTTGTACAGTCTCGCCCTTCCTGCGATAACTGTCGGATTGTCGCAAATTCCCTCGCTCGTTCGTTCTTTAAGAGCGCAGATGCTGGAAGTGCTGGAATCTGATTTTGTTGTGACCTTGAAGGCAGCGGGAATCCCCGGCAGGGTTATACTGGTAAAGCATGTCCTGCGCAATTCCGCTCTTCCTGCTCTTATGCTGCTTGGCGTAAACATTGCCTACCTGATGGGCGGCACGTTGGTAATTGAACAGGTTTTTGGTCTCAAGGGGATCGGAAGCCTGTTATTTTCAGCCATTTCAAACCGGGATTTTCCTGTTATACAGGGGATTGCTCTTTATTGTGCGCTATCTGTGGTCATCATCGGCTTCGTGATTGAGGTTGCTTCTGGGTATCTTGATCCCAGGACGAAAGGAGAACAATGA
- a CDS encoding aminotransferase class V-fold PLP-dependent enzyme codes for MSQNNKGFVPLTISEFDTLTNLLSKLLSTQESPVIIPGEAILGIEAIAAGIAAPDRTILNIVTGPYGTIFGNWLARGGAEVIELKTSFDEVVTVDEVAAAIERYNPCALSFVQAEVVTGGSNPTKEILELARRSNIITVIDAVSAIGGEPVLMDEWGIDFVAVGAQKALAGPNGISAVGISSRGWEFLASNKNAPRNSILSLLDLKRSHDSATPFRVSPNIPVLEARALIEALKLIEEEGLEAVNRRHRLTTSAAIAGITALGLEPWQRNKDSYSTLTTTVRIPQGGNLNIEQPLGIVAPGDGELHHKLLRINHFGAKANQQSVEEAILTLAELMHQDPDHALAAQRSIWGNKVGK; via the coding sequence ATGAGTCAAAATAATAAAGGATTTGTACCTCTTACAATATCGGAGTTTGATACGCTAACTAACTTGCTCTCCAAACTCCTGTCCACTCAAGAATCACCAGTCATCATACCGGGCGAGGCGATCCTGGGAATCGAGGCCATAGCAGCAGGCATAGCCGCGCCTGACCGTACAATTCTAAACATTGTGACAGGTCCCTATGGAACGATTTTTGGTAACTGGCTTGCGCGTGGTGGAGCAGAGGTCATCGAGCTCAAAACATCTTTTGATGAAGTGGTAACTGTAGATGAAGTCGCCGCAGCGATTGAGCGATATAACCCATGTGCACTTTCTTTCGTGCAGGCGGAAGTGGTCACAGGAGGCTCCAATCCAACAAAGGAAATTTTGGAGCTTGCGCGTCGGTCAAATATTATAACCGTGATAGATGCGGTTTCAGCAATCGGGGGAGAACCGGTGCTGATGGACGAGTGGGGAATTGATTTTGTAGCTGTGGGTGCGCAAAAAGCATTAGCCGGCCCTAACGGGATCAGCGCTGTGGGGATTTCTTCACGTGGCTGGGAGTTTCTGGCCTCCAACAAAAATGCGCCGCGCAATTCCATTCTGTCTTTGCTTGACCTAAAGCGTTCTCATGATAGTGCGACTCCCTTTCGGGTTTCTCCCAACATCCCTGTCTTGGAAGCCCGGGCGCTTATTGAGGCCTTAAAGCTTATTGAAGAAGAAGGTCTGGAAGCGGTCAATCGCCGCCATCGTTTAACTACATCCGCTGCAATTGCTGGCATTACGGCCTTGGGCCTTGAACCGTGGCAGCGTAACAAAGACAGCTACTCAACGTTGACTACAACGGTTCGGATTCCTCAAGGCGGAAATCTCAATATCGAACAGCCCCTGGGCATTGTCGCACCCGGAGATGGGGAATTGCATCACAAACTCTTACGAATTAACCATTTTGGGGCGAAGGCAAATCAGCAAAGCGTCGAAGAAGCCATCCTGACGCTTGCAGAGCTTATGCATCAAGATCCTGATCATGCGCTGGCGGCCCAAAGGTCAATCTGGGGGAATAAAGTTGGGAAATAA